From a single Halobellus ruber genomic region:
- the dnaK gene encoding molecular chaperone DnaK, with protein sequence MASNKILGIDLGTTNSAFAVMEGGDPEIIVNSEGERTTPSVVAFDDGERLVGKPAKNQAVKNPDQTVQSIKRHMGEADYTVELDGGEYTPEQVSAMILQKIKRDAEEYLGDEIERAVITVPAYFSDRQRQATKDAGEIAGFEVERIVNEPTAAAMAYGLDDESDQTVLVYDLGGGTFDVSILDLGGGVYEVKATNGDNDLGGDDWDEAIIDYLADEFEAEHGIDLRDDRQALQRLEDAAEEAKIELSSRKETTITLPFIATTDSGPLDLEETLTRAKFESLTGDLIERTVGPTEQALEDAGYTKGDIDEVILVGGSTRMPQVQEKVEEMTGKEPKKNVNPDEAVALGAAIQGGVLGDEVDDIVLLDVTPLSLGIEVKGGLFERLIEKNTTIPTDESKIFTTAADNQTSVNVRVFQGEREIAEENELLGEFQLTGIPPAPAGTPQIEVEFSIDQNGIVSVEAEDKGSGNAESITIEGGAGLSDDEIERMQEEAEEHAEEDERRRERIEARNEAESTIQRAETLLEENEEEVDDDLEASIREKIEDVEDVLDSEEPTKEELEDATEALTTELQEIGKQMYEAQQAAGGAGAAGAGPGGPGAGAAGPGGPGPGGAGDGDEYVDADFEDVDENDEE encoded by the coding sequence AGATCCTTGGTATCGATCTCGGTACCACGAACAGCGCCTTCGCGGTGATGGAAGGGGGCGACCCGGAGATCATCGTGAACTCCGAGGGCGAGCGGACGACACCCTCCGTCGTCGCGTTCGACGACGGCGAACGCCTGGTCGGCAAGCCGGCGAAGAACCAGGCGGTCAAGAACCCCGACCAGACCGTCCAGTCGATCAAGCGGCATATGGGCGAGGCGGACTACACCGTCGAACTCGACGGCGGGGAGTACACGCCCGAGCAGGTCTCGGCGATGATCCTCCAGAAGATCAAACGTGACGCCGAGGAGTACCTGGGCGACGAGATCGAGCGGGCGGTCATCACGGTTCCGGCGTACTTCAGCGACCGGCAGCGCCAGGCCACCAAGGACGCCGGCGAGATCGCCGGCTTCGAGGTCGAACGCATCGTCAACGAGCCCACCGCGGCCGCGATGGCGTACGGCCTCGACGACGAGTCCGACCAGACCGTTCTCGTCTACGACCTCGGCGGCGGCACGTTCGACGTGTCGATCCTCGACCTCGGCGGCGGGGTCTACGAGGTCAAGGCAACCAACGGCGACAACGACCTCGGCGGCGACGACTGGGACGAGGCGATAATCGACTACCTCGCCGACGAGTTCGAGGCCGAACACGGGATCGACCTCCGCGACGACCGCCAGGCGCTCCAGCGCCTGGAGGACGCCGCCGAGGAGGCCAAGATCGAGCTCAGCAGTCGAAAGGAGACGACGATCACGCTCCCGTTCATTGCGACCACCGACTCCGGGCCGCTCGACCTCGAAGAGACGCTCACTCGCGCGAAGTTCGAGTCGCTCACGGGCGACCTGATCGAGCGGACGGTCGGGCCGACCGAGCAGGCGCTCGAAGACGCCGGCTACACCAAGGGCGACATCGACGAGGTGATCCTGGTCGGCGGCTCCACCCGGATGCCGCAGGTCCAAGAGAAGGTCGAGGAGATGACCGGCAAGGAGCCCAAAAAGAACGTCAACCCCGACGAGGCGGTCGCGCTCGGCGCGGCCATCCAGGGCGGCGTCCTCGGCGACGAGGTCGACGACATCGTCCTGCTGGACGTGACGCCGCTGTCACTCGGGATCGAGGTCAAGGGCGGCCTCTTCGAGCGGCTCATCGAGAAGAACACCACGATCCCCACAGACGAGTCGAAGATCTTCACCACCGCCGCGGACAACCAGACCTCGGTCAACGTCCGCGTCTTCCAGGGCGAACGCGAGATCGCCGAGGAGAACGAGCTCCTGGGTGAGTTCCAGCTCACCGGCATCCCGCCGGCGCCCGCGGGCACCCCGCAGATCGAGGTCGAGTTCAGCATCGACCAGAACGGCATCGTCAGCGTCGAGGCCGAGGACAAAGGCTCAGGAAATGCAGAATCGATCACCATCGAGGGCGGCGCCGGCCTCTCCGACGACGAGATCGAGCGGATGCAGGAGGAAGCCGAGGAGCACGCCGAAGAGGACGAACGCCGCCGCGAGCGGATCGAGGCGCGCAACGAGGCCGAGAGCACGATCCAGCGGGCCGAAACCCTGCTCGAGGAGAACGAGGAGGAGGTCGACGACGACCTCGAGGCGTCGATCAGGGAGAAGATCGAGGACGTCGAGGACGTCCTCGACTCCGAGGAGCCGACCAAGGAGGAACTCGAAGACGCCACCGAGGCGCTCACGACCGAGCTCCAGGAGATCGGCAAGCAGATGTACGAGGCCCAGCAGGCCGCCGGCGGTGCCGGTGCCGCGGGCGCCGGTCCCGGCGGTCCGGGCGCGGGCGCCGCCGGGCCGGGCGGCCCCGGTCCGGGTGGCGCGGGCGACGGCGACGAGTACGTCGACGCCGACTTCGAAGACGTTGATGAGAACGACGAGGAATAG
- the purF gene encoding amidophosphoribosyltransferase, producing the protein MPDGREPPNPTPGRAATHSEQTDATSTHAEPTGGVASGPTEKCGVVGVALDGRAAARPLYYSLYALQHRGQESAGIVTHDGFQQHSHVEMGLVGDAFDEDDLDSLAGAAGIGHVRYPTSGGVNTCCAQPFSVSFKSGSLGLSHNGNLVNADEIREELAELGHAFTSSGDTEVIAHELARNLLEADLVRAVKRTMNRIHGSYSLTIMHDETVLAVRDPQGNRPLCIGELADGYAVASESAAIDTLGGDLVRDVRPGELVVLNPDGSGFESYQLVDQETTAHCFFEHVYFARPDSIVDDTLVYEARRNLGRKLWAESGVETDVVLPVPDSGRSFASGYAEAANETTADGAPRSDDDGVEFAEGLMKNRYVGRTFIMPTQDERERAVRLKLNPIKSTIEGRSVTIIDDSIVRGTTSRQLVSLLRDAGAEEVHVRIGAPPIVAPCYMGIDMASRDELIAADRSVDEIRDEIEADSLGYLSIDAIADTLDASRLDLCLGCVSGEYPYDIDGEATDRDVQRPVIDGEGSPARADD; encoded by the coding sequence ATGCCTGACGGGCGGGAGCCACCGAACCCCACACCCGGACGCGCGGCGACACACTCGGAACAGACGGATGCGACGTCGACCCACGCGGAACCGACGGGGGGCGTCGCGTCCGGCCCGACCGAAAAGTGCGGCGTCGTCGGCGTTGCCCTCGATGGCCGGGCGGCCGCACGCCCGCTGTACTACTCGCTGTACGCGCTCCAGCACCGGGGCCAGGAGTCCGCGGGGATCGTGACCCACGACGGGTTCCAACAGCACAGCCACGTCGAGATGGGACTCGTCGGCGACGCGTTCGATGAGGACGACCTCGACTCTTTAGCCGGCGCGGCCGGTATCGGGCACGTCCGGTACCCCACCTCCGGCGGGGTCAACACCTGCTGTGCACAGCCCTTCTCGGTGTCGTTCAAGTCGGGATCGCTGGGGCTGTCGCACAACGGGAACCTCGTCAACGCTGACGAGATCCGCGAGGAACTGGCGGAACTCGGCCACGCCTTCACCTCGAGCGGGGACACCGAGGTGATCGCCCACGAGCTCGCGCGGAACCTTCTGGAGGCCGACCTTGTCCGGGCGGTCAAGCGGACGATGAACCGGATCCACGGCTCCTATTCCCTGACGATAATGCACGACGAGACGGTGCTTGCGGTCCGGGACCCACAGGGGAACCGCCCGCTCTGCATCGGAGAACTCGCGGACGGCTACGCCGTTGCCTCGGAGTCGGCCGCGATCGACACCCTCGGCGGCGACCTCGTCCGCGACGTGCGACCGGGTGAACTCGTCGTGTTAAACCCCGACGGCTCCGGCTTCGAGTCCTACCAGCTGGTCGATCAGGAAACGACGGCTCACTGCTTCTTCGAGCACGTCTACTTCGCGCGCCCGGACTCGATCGTCGACGACACGCTGGTTTACGAGGCTCGCCGGAACCTCGGCCGGAAACTCTGGGCGGAGTCGGGCGTCGAGACCGACGTCGTCCTGCCGGTCCCGGACTCCGGGCGGTCGTTCGCGTCGGGGTACGCCGAGGCCGCAAACGAGACCACCGCCGACGGGGCGCCGCGGTCCGACGACGACGGCGTCGAGTTCGCGGAGGGGCTGATGAAGAACCGGTACGTCGGCCGCACGTTCATCATGCCAACCCAGGACGAGCGGGAACGGGCGGTCCGGCTGAAACTCAACCCGATCAAAAGCACCATCGAGGGGCGGTCGGTCACGATCATCGACGACAGCATCGTCCGGGGGACCACCTCCCGACAGCTCGTCAGCCTGCTCCGGGACGCGGGCGCCGAGGAGGTCCACGTCCGGATCGGCGCGCCGCCGATCGTCGCGCCGTGTTATATGGGGATCGATATGGCGTCTCGAGACGAACTCATCGCGGCCGACCGGTCGGTCGATGAGATCCGCGACGAGATCGAGGCCGACAGCCTGGGATACCTCTCGATCGACGCGATCGCCGACACGCTGGACGCCTCGCGGCTCGACCTCTGTCTCGGCTGTGTCTCCGGCGAGTACCCCTACGACATCGACGGCGAGGCCACCGACCGTGACGTCCAGCGGCCGGTGATCGACGGCGAGGGGTCGCCGGCGCGGGCCGACGACTGA
- a CDS encoding MoaD/ThiS family protein produces the protein MAHSRQIQGTRTTTVDVRATGHVRDALGTPQLSFTFEGTTLREFVAAFFEEHDVRDLVIAETEAESATRGWAPIEGDEVPGDLRKNPDGERTRAYARILVNGTFNENLEGFDTELSEGDRVALVNPFVFCV, from the coding sequence ATGGCACACTCACGACAGATCCAGGGGACACGGACGACGACCGTCGACGTGCGGGCGACCGGGCACGTCCGCGACGCGCTCGGGACGCCACAGCTATCGTTCACGTTCGAGGGGACGACGTTACGCGAGTTCGTCGCGGCCTTTTTCGAGGAACACGACGTTCGCGACCTCGTGATCGCCGAGACCGAAGCCGAGTCCGCCACCCGCGGGTGGGCACCCATCGAGGGCGACGAGGTCCCGGGCGACCTCAGGAAGAACCCCGACGGCGAGCGGACGCGGGCGTACGCCCGGATCCTGGTCAACGGGACGTTCAACGAGAACCTCGAGGGGTTCGACACCGAGCTGTCGGAGGGCGATCGCGTTGCCTTAGTCAACCCCTTCGTCTTCTGCGTTTAA
- a CDS encoding DUF420 domain-containing protein, translating to MQLRARDRVPELTALLSVVSLAAVFGAVGGAVPPSLLPQAPEAAVDAIPHVNAVLSTTALVTIPLAVRAVRRGRIGRHRTLMMATLGLFAAFLVLYLYRITLRGTTAFGGPDAVYRFVYLPTLGVHILLAVACIPLLYYVALVALTRPVHAIRESRHPRVGRIAASLWFVSFLLGDVVYLLLYVVY from the coding sequence ATGCAACTCCGCGCCCGCGACCGCGTCCCCGAACTGACGGCGCTGCTCTCGGTGGTGTCGCTCGCCGCGGTGTTCGGGGCCGTCGGCGGGGCCGTCCCCCCGTCGCTCCTGCCGCAGGCGCCCGAGGCCGCCGTCGACGCCATCCCCCACGTCAACGCCGTCCTGAGTACGACCGCCCTGGTGACGATTCCGCTTGCGGTCCGTGCGGTCCGGCGCGGGCGGATCGGTCGCCACCGGACGTTGATGATGGCCACGCTGGGGCTGTTCGCGGCGTTTCTCGTGCTGTATCTCTACCGGATCACCCTTCGAGGGACGACGGCGTTCGGCGGTCCCGACGCCGTCTACCGGTTCGTCTACCTCCCGACGCTCGGGGTACACATCCTGCTCGCCGTCGCCTGTATCCCGCTTCTGTACTACGTCGCCCTGGTCGCGCTCACGCGGCCGGTCCACGCGATCCGCGAGTCCCGGCACCCGCGGGTGGGCCGGATCGCGGCGTCGCTGTGGTTCGTCTCCTTTCTCCTCGGCGACGTCGTCTATCTGCTCCTGTACGTGGTCTACTGA
- a CDS encoding macro domain-containing protein — protein MDVRVVQGDIAQQSADALVNAAGTSLRMGSGVAGALRRVGGEALNAAAVASGPVELGGVAVTDAYDLDADYVIHAAAMPHYGDGQATAESIRSATRRALDRADDLGCESVVIPALGCGVAGFELAAGARIILEEIDRFDPESLSDVRFIAYSDGGYGTVSRVAGEVRSE, from the coding sequence ATGGACGTTCGTGTCGTTCAGGGTGACATCGCACAGCAGTCCGCGGACGCCCTCGTCAACGCCGCGGGGACGAGCCTCCGGATGGGGTCGGGGGTCGCCGGCGCGCTCAGGCGGGTCGGCGGCGAGGCGCTGAACGCGGCGGCTGTCGCGAGCGGGCCGGTTGAACTCGGCGGGGTCGCGGTCACCGACGCCTACGATCTTGACGCCGACTACGTGATCCACGCCGCGGCGATGCCGCACTACGGCGACGGGCAGGCCACCGCCGAGAGCATCCGGTCGGCGACGCGGCGGGCGCTCGACCGCGCCGACGACCTCGGATGCGAGTCGGTTGTGATCCCCGCCCTAGGCTGTGGCGTCGCGGGCTTCGAGTTGGCGGCGGGCGCGCGGATCATCCTCGAAGAGATCGACCGGTTCGACCCGGAGTCGCTCTCGGACGTGCGGTTCATCGCGTACAGCGACGGCGGATACGGGACCGTCTCCCGCGTCGCAGGTGAGGTCCGGAGCGAATGA
- the glpK gene encoding glycerol kinase GlpK — MRDTYVGSIDQGTTGTRFIAFDHAGRVVASAYEKHEQIYPEPGWVEHDPIEIWENTKAVITRGLDDAGIDADQLAALGITNQRETTVVWDRETGRPVHNALVWQDRRTTDRVEELTEAGKAEEIRAKTGLEVDAYFSATKTEWLLDNAEPLKMRSARGDDLRERAEAGELLMGTIDTWLVYNLTGNHVTDVTNAARTMLFDIHDIAWNDDLLAEFDVPAAMLPEVRPSSDEELYGHTDPDGFLGAEVPVAAALGDQQAALFGQTCFDEGDAKNTYGTGSFYLMNTGSEAVESDHGLLTTIGFQLSGEPVQYALEGSIFITGAAIEWLEDVDLINNAAQTAELARSVDSTDGVYLVPAFTGLGAPHWDGRARGTIVGMTRGTRKEHIVRATLESIAYQTRDVAEAMEADSGITTTSLRVDGGAVKNDFLCQLQADILGLDIARPEVDETTALGSAYAAGLAVGYWDTLDELRDNWEVDRAFAREMSGAVADERYGRWGEAVERSLDWAGEE; from the coding sequence ATGAGGGACACATACGTCGGGTCGATCGACCAGGGAACCACCGGGACGCGGTTCATTGCGTTCGACCACGCCGGGCGGGTCGTCGCCAGCGCCTACGAGAAACACGAGCAGATCTACCCTGAACCGGGCTGGGTCGAACACGACCCCATCGAGATCTGGGAGAACACGAAGGCGGTGATCACCCGCGGGCTCGACGACGCGGGGATCGACGCCGACCAGCTGGCGGCGCTCGGCATCACCAACCAGCGGGAGACGACCGTCGTCTGGGATCGGGAGACCGGTCGACCGGTCCACAACGCCCTCGTCTGGCAGGATCGCCGGACCACAGACCGGGTCGAGGAACTCACCGAGGCCGGGAAAGCCGAGGAGATCAGGGCGAAGACCGGCCTGGAGGTCGACGCGTACTTCTCGGCTACCAAGACCGAGTGGCTGCTCGACAACGCGGAGCCGCTGAAGATGCGGAGCGCTCGCGGCGACGACCTCCGCGAGCGGGCCGAGGCGGGGGAACTCCTGATGGGGACGATCGACACGTGGCTCGTGTACAACCTGACCGGCAACCACGTCACCGACGTCACCAACGCCGCCCGGACGATGCTGTTCGACATTCACGATATCGCGTGGAACGACGACCTCCTCGCGGAGTTCGACGTGCCCGCGGCGATGCTGCCGGAGGTGCGTCCCTCCTCCGACGAGGAGCTCTACGGCCACACCGACCCCGACGGGTTCCTCGGAGCCGAGGTTCCGGTCGCCGCCGCCCTGGGCGACCAGCAGGCCGCGCTGTTCGGACAGACCTGCTTCGACGAGGGCGACGCCAAGAACACCTACGGCACCGGCTCGTTTTACCTGATGAACACCGGAAGCGAGGCGGTCGAGTCCGACCACGGCCTGCTCACGACGATCGGGTTCCAGCTGTCGGGCGAGCCCGTCCAGTACGCCCTCGAGGGGTCGATCTTCATCACCGGCGCCGCGATCGAGTGGCTCGAGGACGTGGATCTGATCAACAACGCGGCCCAGACCGCCGAGCTCGCCCGGTCGGTCGACTCCACCGACGGCGTCTACCTGGTGCCTGCGTTCACCGGCCTCGGCGCGCCCCACTGGGACGGCCGCGCCCGGGGAACGATCGTCGGGATGACCCGCGGGACTCGGAAGGAACACATCGTTCGCGCCACCCTCGAATCGATCGCCTACCAGACCCGGGACGTCGCCGAGGCGATGGAGGCGGACTCCGGGATCACGACGACGTCGCTCCGGGTCGACGGCGGTGCAGTCAAGAACGACTTCCTGTGTCAGCTCCAGGCTGACATCCTCGGGCTCGACATCGCCCGGCCGGAGGTCGACGAGACCACCGCGCTCGGGTCGGCGTACGCCGCCGGCCTCGCGGTCGGGTACTGGGACACCCTCGACGAACTCCGGGACAACTGGGAGGTCGACCGGGCGTTCGCCCGCGAGATGTCCGGGGCGGTCGCGGACGAGCGGTACGGGCGGTGGGGGGAGGCAGTCGAACGCTCCCTCGATTGGGCGGGCGAGGAGTGA